The following is a genomic window from Fusarium verticillioides 7600 chromosome 5, whole genome shotgun sequence.
ACCAGCATGCTCGAGTCGTGTCAGACAACTCGCAGACCAACAAAGCActgatcttggctgctgaaGCGGGCAGCATCGGGAccctggatcttcttctacGCCTAGGTGCCGAAGTAGATGCCGTTGACGAACAAGAGAGTCCTGCGCTACACTGGGCCGCCCCAGGAGGCCATGAGCAAGCAGCCACTATCCTTCTGAGGAATGGTGCAAATCCTAACTCACGGGATTGTTATGAGAACACACCGCTGCATTGGGCGATCCCATACGAGGGAATCACACGCCTTCTCCTTTGCAACGGAGCTAATTCGAACTACGTGAACGACGCCAAGCAGTCGCCTTTACATTGGAGTGCCCACGCTGGGTTCGCCAATTCAATAACTGCCCTACTAGAATATGGAGGAGACCCCAACGCACCAGATTCGCGTGGTGTAACTCCTTTACATATGGCAGTGATGCAGGGCCACGAAGCTATAGTGGCTCAACTCTTAAGTGCTGGGGCTGATGTCAATACTAAAGACGATGACGGGTGGACCCCACTACATGCTGCCGTGGTAAGAGGTCACGGCAGCTTGGTGGAATTACTGGCGAGCCGAGTGGATGATGCACAGGAGATTTTGGATAAGCTTCAGTCAGAATTATCGGGCCGGGACCATCGCAACAttcttgaagagatggcCTCAAACAAATCACATGGAAGCATAGTCGTGTCAGGGCTTCGTACAGCCGTAAACAGCGGGTACAAGGAGAGAATCGTGTCGTTGATAGAAAGCGGCGCCGACATTGACGCTCAGGATCCGATTGGTGAAAGTACTGCCCTCACCCAGGCAGCCGAACAAGGACGCGCCGATCTTGCTAGTCTTCTCCTAGAGCGTGGAGCAAATCCCAACCAGCGAGAAAAGCACGGTAGAACAGCGCTTCAAATCGCAGCCCGGAATGGACATACTGATGTTGTCGCCGTCCTGGTAGCTGAAGGCGCTGATATAGACGCTAGAGTACACGGATGGACCCCTATGCTGTTAGCAGCAAAGAACGAGAGGTTTGAAGTTCTGGACTATCTTATCAGGAGAGGGGCAGATGTCAACTCGGTCGACTATTGTGGGCGGACAGCTTTGCACTGGGCTGCGAAGAATGGCTGTATGGCTTCGACACACTTATTGTTGGAAATGGGTGCCGATGTCCAGATCAAGGATCACATGGGAAAGACACCATATGATTGGGCCGTGGAAGAACAGCACGGGTTTGTTGCTAGTATGCTTCATCCTTCAGAGAGCTGAAGGGTATAGCCAACTAAGGACTATGTTATCGTGCTGAGCAACCCTCATAGGAATTAGCTAGTAAAGAGTAGCCGTAGGCGAACATAAGCTTCTGGCTAGAAGTATTTTGGCCTTTTAATCGCCAGTATGCCAGGCTTGAACCGCTATTCATTTATACTGTACCGGCCAATTTGAAGGTGACAGATCCATCAGAGTTGGGATATGCATAATAAGCGTTCGTCCGTCTTTCTCTTCCACGTCATTTCGTGTGAAATTGTGGActaagaagaagaatttTCAATCATTTACCTGGCCACAAGCTCACAACCCAGTACTAGCCGTATCCAGATTGCATCAAGCCTCGTGTTTTTGGCCATAAACAACATATCTGAACTGGTCAGTAGTTCCCCTTCACAATCTCAGGGATCACTTACATGGGCCACCAAGCGTGAATACGTCTGCCATTCATATCAGTCCTACCCTTTGCCAAAAACACCTCTACCTCTTCGGGACTCCATCCCAGCCCTTTTGTGAAGAGCACCATAGAAAGACCCGACAGCTCACCCGCGATGTTATGATTACACAAAAATCCTAAATCGTCAGCTCAATTCCCTCCccagaaacaaaaaacaTACCAAGTTACTTATAATAAGGATCAGCAGGCCATCTATTAGTAGGCCACTTATACACCACCTCCGTAACATTCACAAACCCCGCATCAATCATCTGATGTTTGTAGAACTTGGCACTCTCCGCCGTGCGACCAAACTTATTTGTCGCTTCGATCATGAAGCTGGACCACTGATCAATGTAAGAATCCTTTTTGAGGGTCCCGTCGTCGCATTGTGCGGGAATGTTATGTCTTGGTATCCAACCCAACCGCCGGGACTAGAAGCGTTGAAGGACTGGGCGAAGAATTTGGGTAAGTCGCCGATTGAGCCGGTCATCATGCGggcgaagatgaagccgaAGGGGTAGTTGAATGCCCATTCGTCTTCGAGGTCGTCGACTTGGAATTGGAGATTCGTGGGGAGGCTGTGTTGTCGGTGGGAACACCGGTTTCTGAAGTTGGAAGGCGTACAGGTTTGGTTGAATTGGGCAGAGGTCGATATTGATGACCTGGAAGTGTTAGGGCGAAGCGACGAGTGAGATGAGGTGTTGTACTTGTGTTTCGGGATGAGCATCGGTAAAGTCAATCGCCCAGACACCAGTGCCGGTTCCTGCATCCAGAGGGCGGCTCAAATGCATGGTATCTCCAATTGGGCTGAGATATAGCTTTCCGCCAAGAGTGAGCGTGAACaaatgatgttgaagatctACCCCGATCAGTCCATGCTCATGATGCTCTTGTAAACGACTCACCTAAGCGTTCTTGCTCAGACTGATGTGGCGCGATGTTAGTGATGAATTTGATGAGAGAGGCGTGTTTCATACCGACTGATTGGGGATAATCAGTAAGATGGCTCAAATCAGCGAGAGTAACGTACTGGGTCCTCTGAAAGCGTGGTATGTTCGTTCTTTTTCGGTGCAATAGGCCATAATACTTGAATTAATTGACGCTTTACTACTCACAGCATCGTCCTGCATACATAAAAATAGAGTCTTATTTAGCTACCTAAGCTACCTAGGGTTATTACCCTTTACTATTTAATCTAATCTAATTCCCCTTGGCCCTGTAGgattgtttctttttgtAAAGCCAAGTCCCCACGGGTTCGGGCCGCTGGTCCCTGATCGTAAACTGTTCCCGCGAACTAACAACTTTAACGCTTGGTAATATAAGCATCTACCGCAAATAGTTGAGGATTGGTCTTCGCAgcgccatcatggctgaagcaTCTTTCCTTGATCATATGCGCGAAATCGTTGGCGACGTTCGTCCATCAATTGCAATCGCAGGACTCGTGGCCATATTCGTGGTACTCTGGTCTGTCCTCTCAACATGGCAACAGTACAACCGCCTGCGCGAATTTAAAGGCCCTCGCCTAGCAGCACTCTCAAAATGGTGGTTAATCAAGAAAGTCGGCGGTGGAAGAGCATACCTCGACTTTTGGGAGTCACGAAACAATACGGTAGTTATCCAGTAATCGCATCTCCATTGTAAGCTTACAATATCGACAGGCTCAATTGCTAGGGTCGGACCCAACGATCTTCTCACCGACGACCCAGAACTAATACGTCACATCCTCAACGTACGAACCGAATACCGTCTATCAGATTGGTATGACGGCATGCGCTTCGATCCTGGTAACAACAACATTCTCCCATGGCGCGACGAAGACGAACATTTCAAGCTGCGCTCTAAAATGTCAGCTGGCTACCGCGGTCGCGAGGTAGAGCATCTCGAACCAAAGATTGACAAGAACATACTATCCTTCATGAAATTATTGGGAAAGTACGCAGATGAGAAAAAGCCAGTTGATTTTGGTCGGCGCGCGCAGTTTTTCACGTTAGATGTCATTTCGGACTTGGCGTTTGGTGAGCCGCTTGGGTTCTTGGAGACGGATTCTGATGTGTACAAGTATATCCAGATCACGGAGGAGATGCTGCCAGCTGTGATGGTGACAACGATAATTCCGTGGCTGGTTAAGGTACTGAGTTCACCGGTTTTTAAAAGTCTTTTGCCGTCGGAGAAGGATAGGCTTGGGTTTGAAAAGTTGATGGGGTGAGTAACGGTGTTTAATCGAGGTGGATGTGAAAGTGCTGATGGATTAAAGAATTGCGAAACAGGTCACGGCTGAGCGATTCGGACCAGATAAAAAGGTTCAGAAAGATATGCTTGGGTCTTTTATTGCTCATGGCCTTACCCAGAAGGAGGCAGAGTCTGAGATTCTGTTACAAACGTAAGTCCTTGGCTTTGATTTATACCAACGCTAATATTCGCAGTGTCGCGGGCTCAGATACAACAGCTACAGCCATTCGCTTAACCATgcttcacatcatcaccaatccTCTCGTACACCCCACCCTCCGCGCCGAAATCTCAAAAACCCACTTCTCAGAACCCGTAATCCCCGACGCAATCGGCCGTGATCTGCCCTACCTCCAAGCCGTCATAAAAGAAGGTCTCCGCATATTCCCTCCCGTCGCAGGTCTAATGTCCAAACAAGTCCCCCCCCCCCAAGGCGACACCTGGAAAGGAAAATTCATCCCCGACGGTACCAAAATCGGATACTGCGCGTGGGGAATATTCCGCCGTGAAGATATCTGGGGTTCTGATGCTGGAGAGTTTAGACCCGAGAGATGGTTGGAGAGTAAGGgtgagaagttgagggagagggagagtgcGCTGGAGTTGATCTTTAGTTATGGACGGTGGCAGTGTTTGGGGAGACCGGTTGCtttgatggagttgaacaAGGTCTATGTTAAGTTTTATAATGACTGAGAGGGACGAGGCTAATTTTGTGAAGTTGCTGCGACGGTTTAACTTTACGATTTGTGATCCCACCAAGCCTTGGACTGTGTTTAACTGTGGTATTTTCTCACAGTCTGAGCTCATGGCTCGCGTTCATCGCAGAGATCGAATTGTTGAGAGCCATCTGATTACGGCTACGGAGACATATACAATGGACGGACCGCAATGGACTCGCTGGATTCCTGTATGCACTGTGATAGTTTACTTCCAATTGCGTTTGCTCAGATCACTGTGTTTGTAGCTGGATACCCCCAAAATACGCAAACAATAACAAATGTTGTCTGCAATCCGGAACAACCTCAGCCATCACCTTGCTTGATTTGTTCTCCAATAACCAAGTATCTAGGTGCACATACAGTCGGATTGGGTGGTTTTTGGGCAGTGTACGGATAGCTGTGGCAGGTGAAGCATACCTATGTAGGTAAGCGAGACAATAGCAAAAACAGGGCTAATCGGGCAAGAACATGTGTATTGTAGGTAAACAGTAACACAGAAGAACGCTTTCACTTCACTGACGTTTTAGCTGTAATCTCCCATGCCAGATTGACTCCACTATCCCTGTTTGTATAACGCTAAAACCAAGCATTCAGCTTACAGTTGCGGACACTGTTTGTCGGTGCGGGCAGTTGCTGTTTGTTTGCTAGAAGTCGCGGTCTTGCAAAGTACCTGCCCTGGAAGGTGCGTGAATCACAAACAGAGATTGTTGCCTTGCCACCTGAAAACCGGGCAGCGCTCCTTCCTGTGCAACTACAGCCCGCGACTTTCCTTCTTATCTTCACCACCCCCCGTCCCCGCCCCCGCCTCTTGCTCTCACAACCTCTCCTCTCCGTCCTCATTTCTTTTCATTGCCAGGGATTTCCTATCATTTCACACCTACGATCGCTCTTTATCTTGCATCACCAACAGTGTTCACGGAATAAGGCCGCCGTCACGGATACGATGGATCTTATAGACAGTTCGTTGGACAAGAACTTGGTCAAATGGGTCAAGACTACCCAAGCGACCCTGGCTGAGGCCCAGACGAAGAAGGGTCAGTTTGTTACCGACCACCCTACCAAGGATGCCGTCGAGAAACTCTTCATGGCCCGAGTACTCGGCAAGGCCATTCTCACACCTGGCTTAAACCCGGCTGGCACGTTCGTCCGAATGGCCTGCGGAAGTGACTATTCTTTCCCCGGCTCCAAGCTGATTGAAGACCATTCGGCTATCCCCATCACTACTGTTGAAGGGCCTTATCCACCCTGCGCCATCCCGGAGAAGGACCTTAAGCCAATCAGCATCTCCCAGATGCGTCTCGAAACTCACCATTGGGGATCAAAGGTTCTCCTCCACCAGCTGTCGCTTGTCGACCGTGGTGAGGCTATCATGTTCATCGTCGAGGATCAGGCGGGTACAGCTGTCTTGCTCAAGCTGTATCACCAGcctttggagaaggagatctcCTGCAACTGGACAATGTTGGACTATCGTGTGTGCATCGTCAAGAACCCTTTTTTTCAGCGCGTTCATGACACCATCACCCCGAATTTCTGTCAGATCCCCCAGTCTTACTACACGCTGAGAGTCGACCACCCGGGCGACATCATTCCCCTGCGCCGTGGCGATGAACGAATCCCAGAGGCATGGAAAGTTAACCCAGACCGAGACGACAAGACCAGTCATGGCTACCGCGATCTCGGCAACAAGGCCTTTGGCAAGAAGGACTGGGCAGCAGCTCATCACTCGTCAGTCGCCcatcctccttcaactcaCTCATCGCTAACATTGTGAACTGCAGGTACTCCCAAGCCCTCGATGTCGCCGAGACTTCCCAAGACAAGCAGCTGGCTCACCTCAACCGCTCcctcaccaacctcaagcttggccgaCCCGCCGAAGCACTGCTAGATGTCACCCAGGCTTATGACCCTGAGGCTCCTACCGAGAAGGCTTTGTTCCGTCATGCCATCGCCCTCTATAGACTGAACCGTTTCGAGGATTGCGAAGCCATGCTCATCGACCTCCTGGACAAGTTTCCTGACAACAAGGCGGCCGAGACAACTCTTCTTTCTGTCAAGACACGACTGACAGAGCAGCGCACGGGTAAATACAATTTCAACAAGATGTATaagacagccaaggcagCCAAGGGAGCTCCCTTGATTGATTGCGCCACCTACTCGAAGCCTGTCGAGATTCGGGAGTCGCCTGGGCGCGGTCGCGGTCTGTACACCACCAAGGCTGTCAAAGCGGGTGACTTActcctcgttgagaaggcttTTGAGTACTCATTCATTGACGAGACCCGAGTGACGGACCAATGCACTCTCTTGgccaacttcaacaccaagcgcaTGACGGCTGGTGCATCCGCGAATCTCTGGCCCAAGGTTGTTCAGAAGCTGTACCATGATCCGGAAGCTCTCTCTGCATTTACCGAGCTACACCATGGAAAATACAAACCGGTAACAGCTACCGAGGGGGACGGACGTCCTGTTGTTGATGCGTAAGTTGACTTGCCCCTGGTTCCCGATGGAACACTCGTTAATCTGGTGTCGCAGCTTccttgtcgagaagatccttTCTCTCAATTCATTCGGTGCCCCACGATCCACTCGCGACTTCTGTGGCAACAACGTCTGGAGCGGCAACCCAGCTCCCGAAGTCTGCGCCTCCACTCGTGAGAGGCCTCTCTTCACCTCCGTCGGTGTCTGGCTTCTCGCCGCCCGCATCAACCATTCTTGTGTCGGCAACTGCCGTCGCTCATTCATCGGCGACATGGCTATCATCCGTGCGGCACGCGATATACCGGTTGGCACCGAGTTAACGATTCCGTACCGCCCATCTACCGACTCGGAATCATACCAGGATGTTCAGAAGGGCTTGGCCAAATGGGGATTCATATGTGATTGCGAACTTTGCAAGGACCGACTCAAGACCACCGAGGCTGTTCGCGTTCGGCGTAAAGAGCTCAGCAAAGAATTGGACAAGCAGGTGCCTTCCGACCAAGAATTCGACCTCGAAAAGGCCACTAAGCTTCTGCGTGTTATTGAGAAGACCTACTCTGGCAAACCCGCCAAGCAGATCCGCTGGTGCATCGCACACCTTTATGCCTACGTTGGAATTCGTTTACGTCAGGATGGAAATTTTGTCCGGGCTGCTGAAATGCTCATCAAGGGCCTCGAAACCATGGGCTTTGTCATTCTAGCAACTCCGCCTGATGACGGTAGTGCCCAGGCTCGTTTTGAAGTCAAGCAGTGGGGAATGATGGAGCATCACATCCcgtggctcttcttccaa
Proteins encoded in this region:
- a CDS encoding hypothetical protein (At least one base has a quality score < 10), which translates into the protein MAEASFLDHMREIVGDVRPSIAIAGLVAIFVVLWSVLSTWQQYNRLREFKGPRLAALSKWWLIKKVGGGRAYLDFWESRNNTLTISTGSIARVGPNDLLTDDPELIRHILNVRTEYRLSDWYDGMRFDPGNNNILPWRDEDEHFKLRSKMSAGYRGREVEHLEPKIDKNILSFMKLLGKYADEKKPVDFGRRAQFFTLDVISDLAFGEPLGFLETDSDVYKYIQITEEMLPAVMVTTIIPWLVKVLSSPVFKSLLPSEKDRLGFEKLMGIAKQVTAERFGPDKKVQKDMLGSFIAHGLTQKEAESEILLQTVAGSDTTATAIRLTMLHIITNPLVHPTLRAEISKTHFSEPVIPDAIGRDLPYLQAVIKEGLRIFPPVAGLMSKQVPPPQGDTWKGKFIPDGTKIGYCAWGIFRREDIWGSDAGEFRPERWLESKGEKLRERESALELIFSYGRWQCLGRPVALMELNKVYVKFYND